The Planctomycetota bacterium genome window below encodes:
- a CDS encoding SDR family oxidoreductase — translation MHDQPSPVIAAGDTIAVTGATGYVGGRLVPALLEAGYRVRCLVREPRKLDARPWRHHPNVEVLANDLGDTSALATALEGCRAAYYLVHSMVATGGAYADHDRELAAGFARAARDADLSRIIYLGGLGEMGPDLSEHLRSRRQVEEELASGGVPVTTFRAAMIIGSGSASYEILRYLVERLPIMVTPKWVTTECQPVAIADVVHWLVRCLDVPETAGKTLEIGGPDVMPYRDLMRVMAEELGLRRRMILPVPVLTPRLSSLWINLVTPVSYRIARPLAEGLKNRVVVTDDTTQQLMPHPALGVREAIHTAKVKIDQHAVETHWSVAGPVPGDPAWAGGTVFTDRRVVDIEADAASIYAAVCRIGGGNGWYAGDVLWQLRGWMDKLVGGPGLRRGRRHPEKVEFGEALDFWRVVGIDRDRSLALRAEMKLPGEAQLDFAIEEIDAEARPPLHRLVMTARFRPRGLLGLLYWYAVVPLHELVFGGMLRGIQKTAEALHRAKTLPGDEFPAVEAAPGYGRARLWLGMSGVGTIVVLAVAGLAFGLPARFLPPVGGALRDQLFALAGFVLVYAAVHVPFDLCGGYLLPRRYGRGHLPLGSFVARLARGVSMHSSIMFTVAFTLLLAGRAGGALGVIAAGATLVLVLLGLRIAVAAAMAPLELTPSLPSAHEPVTDDRALPMLPTFMAESADEGFTGAVVGVVRPQLHLLPLRWREVLDAEAFATALQRRQMAVESGAWWRGRMLAIGFTLFGIALAAVVIGDRRLATAEGIVTFSLVFTLWSFLGLLTLPTPSRRGVEEVDQRMLAAGCHRATLARTIESLDELQDRERERPALVETIFHPVPSVEARLRGPHATGVAGFWDAARTAVYVSIAGLGLLGRAVHCNCGRPSLWAFLPLD, via the coding sequence ATGCATGACCAACCGAGCCCCGTGATCGCCGCGGGCGACACGATCGCCGTGACCGGTGCGACGGGCTACGTCGGCGGACGGCTCGTGCCCGCGCTGCTCGAAGCTGGCTACCGTGTGCGGTGCCTCGTGCGCGAGCCGCGCAAGCTCGACGCCCGCCCCTGGCGACATCATCCAAACGTCGAGGTGCTCGCGAACGATCTCGGTGACACGTCCGCTTTGGCCACGGCGCTCGAGGGTTGCCGCGCCGCCTATTACCTCGTGCACTCGATGGTCGCCACCGGTGGGGCCTATGCGGATCACGATCGTGAACTCGCCGCCGGCTTCGCCCGGGCGGCCCGCGATGCCGATCTGTCGCGGATCATCTACCTCGGCGGCCTCGGCGAGATGGGGCCGGATCTGAGCGAGCACCTGCGGTCGCGGCGGCAGGTCGAAGAGGAGCTCGCTTCGGGCGGCGTGCCGGTCACCACGTTCCGGGCGGCGATGATCATCGGGTCGGGGTCGGCGTCGTACGAGATCCTCCGCTATCTCGTCGAGCGGCTCCCGATCATGGTGACGCCCAAGTGGGTGACCACGGAGTGCCAGCCGGTGGCCATCGCCGATGTCGTGCACTGGCTCGTTCGCTGCCTCGACGTGCCCGAGACGGCTGGCAAAACGCTCGAGATCGGCGGGCCCGACGTGATGCCCTACCGCGACTTGATGCGGGTGATGGCCGAGGAGCTCGGCCTCCGGCGGCGGATGATTCTGCCGGTGCCGGTGCTGACGCCGCGGCTGAGCTCGCTATGGATCAATCTCGTCACGCCGGTGTCGTATCGCATCGCCCGGCCGCTGGCCGAGGGGCTCAAAAATCGTGTCGTCGTCACCGACGACACCACGCAGCAGCTGATGCCCCACCCGGCGCTTGGCGTGCGCGAGGCGATCCACACGGCCAAGGTGAAGATCGATCAGCACGCCGTGGAAACCCACTGGAGCGTGGCCGGGCCGGTGCCCGGCGACCCGGCCTGGGCCGGAGGCACGGTGTTCACCGATCGGCGGGTCGTCGACATCGAGGCCGATGCCGCGAGCATCTACGCCGCGGTCTGCCGGATCGGCGGCGGCAACGGCTGGTATGCGGGCGACGTGCTCTGGCAGCTGCGCGGCTGGATGGACAAGCTCGTGGGTGGCCCAGGGCTGCGCCGTGGCAGGCGGCATCCGGAGAAAGTCGAGTTTGGTGAAGCGCTCGACTTCTGGCGGGTGGTGGGGATCGACCGCGATCGCTCACTCGCACTCCGCGCCGAGATGAAGCTGCCGGGCGAAGCGCAGCTCGATTTCGCGATCGAGGAGATCGATGCCGAAGCCCGGCCGCCCCTGCACCGGCTCGTGATGACCGCCCGCTTCCGCCCCCGGGGCCTGCTCGGCCTCTTGTATTGGTATGCCGTCGTGCCGCTGCACGAGCTGGTCTTCGGTGGCATGCTGCGGGGCATTCAAAAAACGGCCGAGGCCTTGCACCGCGCAAAGACGCTGCCCGGGGACGAGTTCCCGGCGGTGGAGGCCGCTCCCGGCTATGGCCGCGCCCGACTGTGGCTGGGCATGAGTGGCGTCGGCACGATCGTCGTCCTGGCGGTCGCGGGCCTCGCATTCGGGCTGCCGGCCCGATTCCTGCCTCCGGTGGGAGGAGCGCTCCGCGACCAGCTCTTCGCCCTGGCCGGTTTCGTGCTCGTCTACGCCGCAGTGCATGTCCCCTTCGACCTCTGCGGCGGCTATCTGTTGCCACGCCGCTATGGCCGCGGGCATCTTCCGCTCGGCAGCTTCGTCGCGCGCCTGGCCCGGGGTGTGAGCATGCACTCGAGCATCATGTTCACCGTGGCGTTCACGCTGCTTCTGGCGGGTCGGGCGGGAGGAGCGCTCGGGGTGATCGCCGCCGGTGCGACGCTCGTGCTGGTGTTGCTGGGCCTGCGGATCGCCGTGGCGGCGGCCATGGCGCCGCTCGAGCTCACGCCGAGCCTGCCGAGTGCCCACGAGCCGGTCACAGACGACCGGGCGCTGCCGATGCTGCCGACCTTCATGGCTGAATCCGCAGACGAGGGCTTTACCGGCGCAGTCGTGGGCGTGGTGCGGCCCCAACTCCACCTCCTGCCGCTGCGCTGGCGCGAAGTGCTCGATGCGGAAGCCTTTGCCACGGCGTTGCAGCGGCGGCAGATGGCCGTCGAGAGCGGTGCATGGTGGCGGGGCCGGATGCTCGCGATCGGCTTCACACTCTTCGGGATCGCGCTGGCGGCAGTCGTCATCGGGGATCGGCGGCTGGCCACGGCCGAGGGCATCGTCACGTTTAGCCTCGTGTTCACGCTCTGGTCGTTTCTCGGCCTGCTCACGCTGCCGACGCCCAGCCGCCGCGGCGTGGAGGAGGTCGATCAGCGCATGCTCGCGGCCGGCTGCCACCGTGCGACGCTCGCCCGCACGATCGAATCACTCGACGAACTGCAGGATCGCGAACGCGAGCGTCCGGCGCTCGTCGAAACGATCTTCCATCCGGTGCCGAGCGTGGAAGCGCGGCTCCGCGGGCCCCACGCCACCGGTGTGGCGGGCTTTTGGGACGCCGCCAGGACGGCGGTGTACGTGAGCATCGCCGGCCTCGGGCTCCTGGGCCGGGCGGTGCACTGCAACTGCGGCCGCCCCTCACTCTGGGCTTTTCTGCCGCTCGACTGA